Proteins encoded together in one Desulfovibrio sp. UCD-KL4C window:
- a CDS encoding BMC domain-containing protein codes for MSSNALGMIETKGLVGAVEAADAMVKAANVTLVGKTQVGGGLVTVMVRGDVGAVKAATDAGAVAAKNVGELISVHVIPRPHDEVEIILPKAGE; via the coding sequence ATGTCATCTAACGCACTTGGAATGATTGAAACTAAAGGACTCGTCGGCGCAGTTGAAGCAGCTGACGCAATGGTTAAAGCAGCAAACGTAACTTTGGTCGGTAAGACTCAGGTTGGCGGCGGTTTGGTAACTGTAATGGTTCGCGGTGATGTTGGAGCTGTTAAAGCTGCAACTGATGCCGGTGCTGTTGCTGCTAAAAACGTAGGTGAACTGATCAGTGTTCACGTTATTCCTCGCCCTCATGATGAAGTTGAAATCATCCTTCCTAAGGCTGGAGAGTAA
- the cutD gene encoding choline TMA-lyase-activating enzyme gives MIERKAHIFNVQKYNMYDGPGVRTLVFFKGCPLRCEWCSNPEGQLRRFQILFKKDLCVHCGACEPVCPVGIHKFSPGARRHEIDQNIKCIGCRKCEEVCPNSALAVVGEVKTISELMDIVEEDRAFYEMSGGGVTLGGGEVLMQPEAASNLLMACKQRGINTAMETCGYARLEVVQKVADFTDLFLFDVKHMDSERHREITGVRNEMILSNLIWLLENKFNVKIRMPLLKGVNDGDQEILDLIKLLKPYQDYKNFKGVDLLPYHKLGVNKYSQLGWKYPIEGDPKLSDADLERIENSIKKYKFPVSVVRH, from the coding sequence GTGATTGAAAGAAAAGCACATATATTCAATGTACAGAAATACAATATGTACGACGGACCGGGAGTGAGAACTCTGGTGTTCTTTAAAGGGTGTCCTCTTCGTTGTGAGTGGTGCTCAAATCCCGAAGGGCAACTTCGCAGATTTCAAATCCTATTTAAGAAAGACCTCTGCGTTCATTGTGGTGCATGCGAGCCCGTCTGCCCGGTGGGAATCCATAAGTTCTCACCGGGGGCTCGCCGCCATGAAATAGATCAGAATATTAAATGTATCGGGTGCCGTAAATGTGAAGAAGTTTGTCCTAATTCTGCTCTGGCTGTGGTCGGAGAAGTAAAAACTATATCAGAACTGATGGATATAGTGGAAGAGGACAGAGCTTTTTATGAAATGTCAGGTGGCGGGGTAACTTTAGGCGGTGGAGAAGTCCTTATGCAGCCTGAAGCCGCGAGTAATCTGTTAATGGCCTGTAAACAGAGAGGCATTAATACCGCAATGGAAACTTGCGGGTATGCACGCCTTGAAGTTGTGCAGAAAGTTGCGGATTTCACGGATCTTTTTCTCTTTGATGTGAAACACATGGATTCCGAAAGGCACCGCGAAATCACTGGCGTCCGCAATGAGATGATCCTTAGCAATCTGATCTGGCTTCTTGAAAATAAGTTCAACGTGAAAATCAGGATGCCTCTTTTAAAAGGCGTAAATGACGGTGATCAGGAAATTCTTGATCTGATCAAATTGTTGAAACCTTATCAGGACTATAAAAATTTCAAAGGGGTGGACCTTCTGCCTTATCACAAACTCGGGGTTAACAAATACAGCCAACTTGGCTGGAAGTACCCGATTGAAGGTGACCCGAAGCTTAGTGACGCTGATCTTGAACGTATTGAGAACAGCATCAAAAAATATAAATTTCCAGTTTCAGTGGTCAGGCACTAA
- a CDS encoding BMC domain-containing protein, with the protein MAALGFIETKGLLAAVEGADAMLKAADVHLLEKNLVGGGLVSITIEGEVSAVKASVDAAASAISRICGSTLVSQHVIARPDEELKQIIATKYVPVTEPELKEKPATEHKKNPVEVSKAAVEIESGPDKVESSSSKTLDKKPKPSAKAEPVHYQISDLEKMKISKLRQIARTMSELPLTREEIKSSAKKVLIEAIIKVTGR; encoded by the coding sequence ATGGCGGCACTAGGATTTATTGAAACAAAGGGACTACTTGCAGCGGTTGAGGGCGCAGATGCCATGCTTAAAGCTGCAGATGTACACCTTCTTGAAAAAAATCTTGTAGGTGGCGGACTTGTTTCCATCACTATTGAAGGAGAAGTCTCCGCAGTAAAGGCATCCGTTGATGCTGCTGCTTCTGCTATAAGCCGTATTTGCGGATCAACTCTTGTTTCGCAGCATGTAATTGCCCGTCCTGATGAAGAACTTAAGCAAATTATTGCTACGAAATATGTTCCGGTTACTGAACCGGAGCTTAAAGAAAAGCCTGCAACAGAACATAAAAAAAATCCTGTTGAGGTTTCAAAGGCTGCTGTTGAAATCGAGAGTGGTCCAGATAAAGTAGAGAGTTCTTCTAGTAAAACTCTAGACAAAAAGCCTAAGCCCTCAGCAAAAGCAGAGCCAGTTCACTATCAAATTTCAGATTTAGAGAAGATGAAGATCAGTAAGCTGCGGCAGATAGCTCGGACGATGAGCGAGCTTCCTCTAACCAGAGAAGAGATTAAATCTTCCGCGAAGAAAGTACTGATTGAAGCAATTATTAAAGTTACAGGCAGATAA
- a CDS encoding phosphate propanoyltransferase — protein sequence MNEKAINDILEEVVKNVIDQLGGKTPNASACEKTSDVIPVELSGRHVHLSEEDAKALFGGPLTLTRELSQPGQFLCKERVRLIGPKGVMDNVAVLGPSRSHSQVEISKTDARILGINAPVRQSGDVAGTPGIILASDMNIVGLEEGVIVAARHIHMSPEDAQKLCVSDNEKVSVRLESERPVILEDVVVRVNDSFNLSMHIDPDEGNSAGWNKSVPGRILSKGWRS from the coding sequence ATGAACGAGAAAGCAATTAACGACATTTTGGAAGAGGTCGTCAAAAACGTCATTGACCAGCTTGGTGGCAAGACACCAAATGCTTCTGCGTGTGAGAAAACAAGTGATGTTATTCCGGTTGAGCTGTCTGGAAGACATGTTCATTTAAGTGAAGAAGATGCCAAAGCTTTATTTGGTGGTCCTTTGACTCTCACTCGGGAGCTTTCCCAGCCGGGACAGTTTCTTTGTAAAGAGCGTGTCCGTCTTATCGGACCTAAGGGTGTTATGGATAACGTGGCTGTGCTTGGGCCATCACGTTCCCATTCACAGGTAGAAATTTCTAAAACTGATGCTCGCATTCTTGGAATTAACGCTCCTGTGCGTCAGTCCGGTGATGTTGCCGGTACCCCCGGTATCATTCTGGCTTCAGATATGAATATTGTAGGACTTGAGGAAGGCGTAATCGTTGCTGCACGTCACATTCATATGTCTCCTGAAGATGCTCAAAAACTGTGTGTCTCAGACAATGAAAAGGTCAGCGTCCGTCTTGAAAGCGAGCGTCCTGTTATTCTTGAAGACGTAGTTGTACGTGTTAACGATTCCTTCAATCTTAGCATGCACATTGATCCTGATGAAGGAAACAGTGCAGGCTGGAACAAGAGTGTTCCCGGTAGGATTCTTTCTAAAGGATGGCGGAGCTAA
- a CDS encoding acetaldehyde dehydrogenase (acetylating), with the protein MVDKDLLSVQEARSLVRAAKKAQAELASLDQEHIDCIVKAISEAARSQAESLAALAVEETGFGKVQDKTAKNILASEQLFEAIKDMKTIGVLSEDKVKKITEIAVPVGVIAGIVPSTNPTSTTIYKSMISIKSGNAIVFTPHPSAKKCIGKTVEIIRSALSKSGVSEDLVSVMSIPTIQGSGELMKVADLILATGGPGMVKAAYSSGTPALGVGAGNVPAYIERSANVEDAVRKIFMSKTFDNGTICASEQSIVTESVIADKVRAAVVAEGGYFLEGENLEKVKRVMERGNGSMNPDIVGRDAAYIAKIAGITIPHGVRVLVSDEKGIGPKYPFSKEKLTGLLGFYVVEDWKEACETCHALLENGGIGHSLSIHSQNEDVVREFGVKKPVSRLLVNTPSTQGAVGLSTSLFPSFTLGCGTVGGSATSDNVTPLNLMNVRRIAYDLGTTTSHHAPVSAESSSLDVTAITAMIVEQLKQMV; encoded by the coding sequence ATGGTAGACAAAGATTTATTGTCCGTTCAGGAAGCGCGTTCACTAGTTCGTGCTGCTAAAAAGGCACAGGCAGAACTTGCTTCACTTGATCAAGAACACATTGATTGCATTGTTAAGGCAATTTCCGAAGCAGCCAGATCTCAGGCTGAGTCTCTTGCAGCTCTTGCTGTAGAAGAAACAGGATTCGGGAAAGTTCAGGACAAAACGGCTAAGAATATTCTTGCCAGTGAGCAGCTTTTTGAAGCTATCAAAGACATGAAAACCATTGGTGTTCTTAGCGAAGACAAAGTTAAAAAAATCACTGAAATAGCTGTTCCAGTAGGTGTTATTGCAGGGATCGTTCCTTCAACAAACCCTACATCTACAACTATTTATAAATCCATGATTTCTATCAAATCAGGAAATGCGATTGTTTTTACTCCTCATCCAAGTGCTAAAAAATGCATCGGTAAGACTGTAGAAATAATCCGTTCCGCTTTGTCCAAATCCGGAGTCAGTGAAGATCTCGTCAGCGTTATGAGTATCCCTACCATTCAAGGTAGTGGTGAACTTATGAAAGTTGCAGATCTGATTCTTGCTACTGGCGGTCCTGGCATGGTTAAGGCTGCATACAGCTCCGGTACTCCTGCTTTAGGTGTTGGCGCAGGTAACGTCCCAGCTTACATCGAAAGAAGTGCCAACGTTGAAGATGCTGTCAGAAAAATCTTTATGAGTAAGACTTTTGATAATGGAACTATCTGCGCATCCGAACAGTCAATTGTTACTGAATCAGTTATTGCTGATAAAGTAAGAGCTGCTGTTGTTGCTGAAGGTGGTTACTTCCTTGAAGGCGAGAATCTGGAAAAGGTTAAACGAGTCATGGAAAGAGGAAACGGTTCCATGAATCCTGATATCGTTGGCCGTGACGCTGCTTACATTGCTAAAATTGCAGGTATCACAATTCCTCACGGTGTTCGCGTTTTGGTTTCCGATGAAAAAGGAATCGGACCTAAATATCCTTTTTCCAAGGAAAAACTTACCGGTCTTCTCGGTTTCTACGTTGTTGAAGACTGGAAAGAAGCTTGTGAGACCTGTCATGCGCTTTTGGAAAATGGCGGTATCGGCCATTCTCTTTCAATCCATTCTCAGAATGAAGACGTTGTCCGTGAGTTCGGTGTCAAGAAGCCTGTTTCCAGACTGCTTGTTAATACTCCGTCCACTCAGGGAGCTGTAGGTCTTTCAACCTCGCTCTTTCCTTCATTCACACTTGGTTGCGGAACAGTCGGCGGAAGTGCCACTTCTGATAACGTAACCCCTTTGAATCTGATGAACGTCAGAAGAATAGCTTACGATCTGGGAACTACAACCAGCCATCACGCTCCTGTATCGGCTGAATCGTCTTCCCTAGACGTCACTGCAATCACCGCAATGATTGTCGAACAGCTCAAACAGATGGTTTAA
- the cutC gene encoding choline trimethylamine-lyase, producing MDLQSFSNKLAEVTKNLSPEERASLKKIFEGVSAEILQGKDVDTHAVSNAHDTCGIPEGPTDRHVKLKEKFLEHVPSVTIHRARAITKMSKENPGMPKALLRGKCFRYCCETAPLVIQDDELIVGAPNGAPRAGAFSPDIAWRWVKDEIDTIGTRPQDPFYISDEDKKIMLEELFPFWESKSVDEHCEGQYREAGLWELSGESFVSDCSYHAVNGGGDSNPGYDVILMKKGMLDIQSEARAHLEELDYENPDDIDKIYFYKSVIETAEGVMIYAKRMSDYAAQLAAKEADPKRKAELLKISEVNARVPAHKPSTFWEAIQAVWTIESLLVVEENQTGMSIGRVDQYMYPFFKADLEAGRMTEYEAFDLAGCMLIKMSEMMWITSEGGSKFFAGYQPFVNMCVGGVTREGLDATNDLTYMLMDAVRHVRIYQPSLATRVHNKSPQKYLKKIVDVIRSGMGFPAVHFDDAHIKMMLAKGVSIEDARDYCLMGCVEPQKSGRLYQWTSTAYTQWPICIELVLNQGVPLWYGKKVCPDMGPINSFDTYEKFEAAVKEQIKYITKWSSVATVISQRVHRDRAPKPLMSLMYEGCMETGKDVSRGGAMYNFGPGVVWSGLATYVDSMAAIKKLVFEDHKYTLSQMNEALKVDFVGFEQIKADCLAAPKYGNDDDYADLIAADLVHFTETEHRKYKTLYSVLSHGTLSISNNTPFGQLLGASANGRRAWMPLSDGISPTQGADYKGPTAIIKSVSKMANDSMNIGMVHNFKLMSGLLDTPEGENGIITLMRTACMLGNGEMQFNYLDNDTLLDAQKHPENYRDLVVRVAGYSAFFVELCKDVQDEIISRTMLLEL from the coding sequence ATGGATCTTCAAAGTTTTTCAAATAAGTTAGCAGAGGTTACTAAGAATCTGTCTCCTGAGGAAAGAGCTTCGTTAAAGAAGATTTTTGAGGGCGTATCCGCAGAGATTTTACAGGGTAAAGATGTGGACACCCATGCTGTATCGAACGCTCACGATACTTGCGGTATTCCTGAAGGTCCTACTGACCGTCATGTTAAACTCAAAGAAAAATTTCTAGAGCACGTTCCTAGCGTAACTATTCATCGTGCTCGCGCTATCACCAAGATGTCTAAAGAAAATCCTGGTATGCCTAAAGCTCTTTTACGCGGTAAGTGCTTCCGTTACTGCTGCGAAACAGCTCCTCTGGTTATTCAGGATGATGAACTTATCGTTGGTGCTCCTAATGGTGCTCCTCGCGCAGGTGCATTTTCACCTGACATTGCATGGCGCTGGGTGAAAGACGAAATCGACACTATCGGAACACGTCCTCAGGATCCTTTTTATATTTCTGACGAAGATAAAAAGATTATGTTGGAAGAACTCTTTCCTTTCTGGGAAAGCAAGTCCGTTGATGAACATTGCGAAGGTCAGTACCGCGAAGCAGGACTCTGGGAACTTTCCGGTGAATCCTTTGTTTCAGACTGCTCTTACCATGCGGTTAATGGTGGTGGTGACTCCAACCCTGGTTATGACGTAATTCTTATGAAGAAAGGGATGCTGGACATCCAGAGCGAAGCTCGCGCTCATCTTGAAGAGCTGGATTACGAAAATCCCGACGATATCGATAAAATTTATTTCTACAAATCAGTAATCGAAACAGCTGAAGGCGTAATGATTTACGCTAAAAGAATGTCAGATTACGCAGCTCAGCTTGCTGCTAAAGAAGCTGATCCAAAACGTAAAGCTGAACTTCTTAAGATCTCAGAAGTCAACGCACGTGTTCCTGCTCATAAGCCTAGCACTTTCTGGGAAGCTATTCAGGCTGTCTGGACCATTGAATCTTTGCTTGTAGTTGAAGAAAACCAGACAGGTATGTCTATCGGACGTGTTGACCAGTACATGTATCCTTTCTTCAAGGCTGACCTTGAAGCCGGACGTATGACTGAATACGAAGCTTTTGATCTTGCCGGATGTATGCTGATCAAAATGTCTGAAATGATGTGGATCACTAGTGAAGGCGGCTCTAAATTCTTCGCTGGATATCAGCCTTTCGTAAACATGTGCGTTGGCGGCGTAACCCGTGAAGGTCTCGATGCAACAAATGATCTGACTTATATGCTCATGGACGCAGTTCGTCATGTCCGTATTTATCAGCCTTCTCTTGCAACTCGTGTTCACAACAAATCACCTCAGAAATACCTGAAAAAGATTGTTGATGTTATCCGTTCAGGGATGGGCTTCCCTGCTGTCCACTTTGATGATGCTCATATCAAAATGATGCTGGCTAAAGGCGTAAGCATTGAAGATGCTCGCGACTATTGCCTCATGGGCTGCGTTGAACCTCAGAAGTCTGGCCGTTTGTACCAGTGGACATCCACCGCTTATACCCAGTGGCCTATTTGCATTGAGCTTGTTCTTAATCAAGGTGTTCCACTTTGGTATGGTAAGAAAGTTTGCCCTGATATGGGACCGATCAACTCTTTCGACACTTATGAAAAATTTGAAGCAGCAGTAAAAGAACAGATTAAATACATTACCAAATGGTCAAGCGTTGCAACCGTTATTTCGCAGCGAGTTCACAGAGATCGGGCTCCAAAACCTCTCATGTCCCTCATGTATGAAGGCTGCATGGAGACTGGTAAGGACGTTTCCCGTGGTGGCGCAATGTACAACTTCGGTCCTGGTGTTGTTTGGTCCGGGCTGGCTACTTATGTTGACTCCATGGCGGCGATTAAGAAGCTTGTATTTGAAGATCACAAGTACACGCTGTCGCAGATGAATGAAGCTTTGAAAGTCGATTTCGTAGGCTTTGAACAGATTAAGGCTGACTGCCTTGCTGCTCCAAAATACGGCAACGATGATGACTACGCTGACCTTATTGCTGCTGATCTGGTTCACTTCACTGAAACTGAACACCGCAAATATAAAACTCTGTATTCTGTACTGAGCCACGGAACACTGTCTATTTCCAATAACACTCCATTTGGTCAGTTACTCGGAGCTTCCGCTAACGGTCGTCGTGCCTGGATGCCTCTTTCTGATGGTATCAGCCCGACTCAGGGTGCTGACTATAAAGGACCTACCGCAATCATTAAGTCCGTTTCCAAGATGGCAAATGACAGCATGAACATCGGTATGGTTCATAACTTCAAGCTTATGTCTGGTCTTCTCGATACCCCTGAAGGTGAAAACGGCATCATCACTCTTATGCGCACAGCCTGCATGCTGGGTAATGGTGAAATGCAGTTCAACTATCTTGACAATGATACTCTTCTGGATGCTCAGAAACACCCGGAAAATTATCGTGATCTCGTTGTTCGCGTAGCTGGATACAGCGCGTTCTTTGTTGAGCTTTGCAAAGATGTACAGGACGAAATAATCAGCAGAACCATGCTGCTTGAACTGTAA
- the eutJ gene encoding ethanolamine utilization protein EutJ, which translates to MDFSVIDQKICALEDCIENTVPVSADEKLFVGVDLGTAYIVVVVLNSKKEPVACAMEFAQVIKDGLVVDYMGATRILRKLVKQVEERLGRSLTHAAIAVPPGTGEKDCGTHRYVVEGAGLEVTTILDEPTAANAVLGVVNGAIVDIGGGTTGLSILEDSKVTYVADEATGGTHLTLVLAGNHKISFEEAEELKKQKDRQKENLAVVFPVIQKMASIVSNHIVGRDISAIYLVGGTCCLENMEQVMEKSIGKPVFKPANPFLVTPLGIALNCEA; encoded by the coding sequence ATGGACTTTTCAGTCATTGATCAAAAAATTTGTGCTCTTGAAGACTGCATTGAGAACACCGTGCCGGTAAGTGCCGATGAGAAACTCTTTGTGGGAGTCGATCTTGGTACTGCCTATATTGTGGTGGTTGTTCTGAACAGTAAGAAAGAACCTGTGGCCTGCGCCATGGAGTTTGCTCAAGTGATCAAAGACGGTCTGGTTGTTGATTATATGGGAGCTACCCGTATTCTTCGTAAGCTTGTGAAACAGGTTGAGGAACGTCTTGGACGCTCCTTGACTCATGCTGCAATCGCTGTTCCTCCTGGAACCGGAGAGAAAGATTGCGGAACTCACCGCTATGTTGTGGAAGGTGCAGGGCTCGAAGTTACCACAATTCTTGATGAACCTACTGCGGCTAATGCTGTTCTCGGAGTTGTTAACGGGGCTATTGTTGATATTGGCGGTGGAACTACCGGACTTTCTATTCTTGAAGACAGTAAAGTCACTTATGTTGCCGATGAAGCTACCGGAGGAACTCATCTGACACTGGTTCTTGCCGGTAATCATAAGATCAGTTTTGAGGAAGCGGAAGAATTAAAGAAGCAGAAAGACCGTCAGAAAGAAAATCTTGCTGTTGTTTTTCCTGTAATTCAAAAAATGGCTTCCATCGTCAGCAATCACATCGTTGGTCGTGATATTTCTGCGATTTATCTGGTAGGTGGCACCTGCTGTCTTGAAAATATGGAGCAGGTGATGGAAAAGTCTATTGGTAAGCCTGTTTTCAAGCCGGCTAATCCTTTTTTGGTAACCCCTCTGGGCATAGCCCTGAACTGCGAAGCCTAG